Proteins co-encoded in one Conger conger chromosome 4, fConCon1.1, whole genome shotgun sequence genomic window:
- the LOC133125840 gene encoding hydroperoxide isomerase ALOXE3-like, which yields MVMFIYNYGFLQKSDCPSSLKTREEAIKYITMIMFTCSAQHAAVNHGQYDIYAWMPNGPTTMRKPPPKNKEVTEKDIMDTLPDITTTLEAMKVASFLSQVPNDFVPLGEYPEEVAYESHMRDPLIKFKSTLMEIGKKIRTRSDSQEFPYEYLDPAGMENSITM from the exons ATGGTGATGTTCATATACAACTATGGATTTCTGCAGAAGTCAG ATTGTCCCTCAAGCCtgaaaacaagagaagaagCCATTAAATACATCACCATGATTATGTTCACCTGCTCTGCCCAACATGCTGCTGTGAACCATGGGCAG TATGATATCTATGCCTGGATGCCAAATGGACCAACAACAATGAGGAAGCCTCCACCCAAGAACAAGGAGGTGACTGAAAAAGACATAATGGACACTCTTCCAGACATTACTACAACACTTGAGGCTATGAAAGTGGCTAGTTTCCTCAGCCAGGTTCCAAATGACTTT GTGCCACTTGGAGAGTACCCTGAGGAAGTTGCTTATGAAAGCCATATGAGAGATCCCCTCATAAagttcaaaagcacactgatgGAAATTGGAAAGAAAATCAGGACAAGGTCTGACTCCCAAGAGTTCCCCTATGAGTATTTGGACCCTGCAGGGATGGAAAACAGCATCACTATGTAA